The genomic segment tgtgACAtggtgacattttttaaaatgctcaatAGCAGATAATTACAACTACATCTCTacaaattatttttttgttttaaggggGCAAATGTCTGCATGCAGAATGTCTTTAATTTCAAGGACAGCTAAGGAGGTTTAAAGGCAATTCCTTCCTTGGCAGTACTTAGTCTAATTTTGGGAAATGCCAGAATTGCTAGTTCGTGGCAATGTTTGGCACTGTGAATTGGTGTGAGAAGGTATGATGGGTAAAACAGTCCCCTGTGGAGCTCAGCAAGAGTGATGTGGCTTTAATTCTAGATCTGCAGCAACACAACATGACGACACAAAAAGTTAGTGAAGCAAGCCGGCCGTGTTTGAAACGCGCCCATAGATGAAAAGGCATTAAGTCCTCTTACCTCAAAGTGAGTCTGTGCCACGTAGTCAATTACTTGATTAGATTAACTGAGAAAAggcttcaaacattttaaaaggtgATCCAGTTGAACAGTGCAGCAAATTTACTGCCAAATGATTTTGTCTACATGCACTACTCATGTAGTCCATGAGAAACAAGCATTTGTCTTAGAGGCATTTCTCATTCCTCACACAGGTGGGAACGCCTCTTCTCAGGTAGTCTCTTTGGTGATGCTTGCATAGACCACTGAAAACTCACATTTATTTCTTCAGAACTGTCTATGCCAACTTAGTTGATCAAGTCAGACTCGTACAAGTAATTGGCTATGTTTTCAAGTGAGCAAACCTATCATAAACTCATTTTAGGAGTGGACATAGGTTATAGACAATGACTTTAGTGTGCCAATTTGGTATAAATatgcttggctcagtggtagagcatctgcttggcatgcagaaggtcccaggtttaatccctcccccccccccagcatctccagttaaagggaccagacaagtggaccaagggtctgattcagtagaaggcagcttcatgtattcatcctAACTTTAAATTGCAAGCAGTGTTGGTGTTATAACAGGTTTCCTTTCAGGGCACATAAACATGACTAGATAAGCGGAAGAAATCTCTTGGTTTGAAACACAAATCCGTTCCGTGACAGCCAGTGCTAGATAGCCTTATCTAGCTTCACATTCTGACCCTTGAACATTCAAGTTCTTGTTCAGATTGTGTGTCATGGTTCTTAATTTGGAAGAAACTACTTGGTTGCTGTTAATTACTCTGAAATCAATAGCAGTAGTGGGGGAGAGAATTGGGTGGGTgccaagaaagtttttttttttttttttttactggttggATAATTGTATTTGAATGAGGGACTGGAGACGTACGTGGGTAGAGCGACCAAAAGGTGCTAGTAGCCATGCATGCTGAGAAGATCTGATGGTTGAAAAAAGGAGGAGCTGCGTACATGTTGTGGAGCCACACTGAGAGCCATGAGGACCAGtaactttgggttggatctgcGGGCAATGGAATCAGGTCTTTCCCACTAATGGTAGAGGAAGGTcgggtgatttcccccccttccccctccccattgcagcTGCCTGTCCTGTGTGGTTGTGGTCCTGCAAACACGGGATATCAGCTTTCCCAGGGGTCAGATGGATCTGCTGCATGGAAGGGAACACAGGAAAGATCGGCAGTGGTCAGAACCTTCTGCTGATGGATCCCTGGATCCAACCTGTttcttttgggaggggggttgcttttgtttttttttaggcgAAGGAAGCAGAGATTTTCCAGAACCCCAAAATTTATTGCTAGATACTGTGCCCAGATATGTAGAGGGTAAAATAACCTTGGCTTTAATTTGCACTTGCCATGACCTGTCACTTGACCCCTGGGATATTGCTTGGGTTTGGGACACGTGCAACCCAGTAGGGGTGCCTGCAGATGCATCCAATCTCCATCCAGTTTCCCTCAGCACCAGACATACATTCCACCTCCAGGAAGCCAACGTGTGGCTTGCTTTGCCAGTGTtctttttccattaaaaaaaccccCTTGCATTTAGAAAGCAGAAATGCCAAAGTTGGCAAGTCTGAGACGGGGTGCTCACCCCTTTGCCCACTGGATGAAGATGGAGCAAGCCAGATGGTGGGCCTTTTAACGGAGCCATTTCCATCTCTGAGGATGCAAAAGGCAGCACGGAAGCCTGGGTGTTCTCCATGGAGGAGCAGAGCCCCCCGTTACCGGCTTCTGCCTCTTGGACTCAGAACCGCGCCAGCACCCCCAACCACCTCCCAGTGAGGTAAGGCTCCTGTCGAGCGTTCTTCGCGTCCTCCTGTTTCTGCTTCTCCCAACCCACTTCGGGCTATTTCATCGTGGCCTCCTCTCCCGAGGGCTTTGAGCCGCATCCATGCAATCTTAAAAGCGGTTGTGGAGGTCGACGGTTTAAGTTAAAAGCGTGCAAGGTATCAAGGTGAAGCGTCAAGGTTCGGTGGTGGCAGCGATGCCTGGCTTTGGCGTAGTCTGGAGGCGTCTCTAGCGAGCTGGTTTGTGTTTTAGGGAGGCGTCTGGATTTTCTTGTAATTCCCAGCATCCGGTAACCGCTTGGTTTGGGATCTTCTGTTTCGAGAAGCCCCGCTGCGACGCCCGGGGTCCCTGTTGTGATTCTGTCCCTCGTTCCTGACCGGCTATTCTGAGTTGTAGAAGTTGTGTTGGCTGTGGTTGTACTGGTCCTCCTCTCCGATGATGGGGTAGTTGGGGGTGAGGCAATACTTGGAGTCGTAGACCTGCCGAGGCAGCCCGTACACAGTCATGCCCTGCTGGGAGGCCCCTCGGTTGCTTCCCATCTGCAGAGAGATGTTCTGGGTGTCGCAATGCTCCATGCCCAATGCAGGCTCAAAGATCTGCCGCTTGGTTCCTGGAGCAGTCATGCCAGCCTGTAAGGGGGCAAGGGGGTGGCGAGAAAGGAGCCAGACAAGCAGGGACGGATTAACTGGAGAACATAAAAGCCTTGCACAACCACATcgtactgggggtgtgggtggggacaGTGTTCAGGCTATGTATGTCAGCTTGCAGGCTGTCTTATGAACGTGGTAAAAAAAATCAGAGTGTGTTTTCAGGTCTGCTGTTCTCTCTGCATCTAAAAGCTAACTGGAAAGCACGTATGAAAAAACACCCCGGATAACTTTTGAATTCAGTTTGATCTTCGAGGAGATGGAGAGATTTGAGGGGTTGAGATTAGATACTAATTTTCTGGACGCAACTGGGGAAGGACCGGGCCAGGGGTTCTTGCGTGGCAACGGATCGTCTCTGGAGGCAAAAGCGCCTGACTCGCTTGAACTCACTTCAGCCTGAGATGGGACTGTCCCAACCAGCCGGCGTTGTGGTGGGGGTGGACAGGGCCACGTCACAGCTGGCTCATggcaaccatgtagggttttcaaggccagacaTGTTCAaaggtggctggccattgcctgcctctgtggagtgactcaagaccaaccctgcttagcttccgagatctgacaagattgggctcacctgggccaaccaggtgaggggagggagggtcCTGAGTTGCTCTTAATCAACTCTGTTCGTCCTACCTGGGATATGTGATCATGCACTGAGTGAGGCCTGATCTCTGGAATAATATTCTTGGAGCACCTAAAAACTAAGTACTGCACAAAAACATTTTGGTATACAGTGATTTTTGAATGATCCACCAGGGTATAGGACATTCTGTGGGGTGATACTGCTTGGCAGGTGTCTGATGTTTCTTTTGTTGGGAGGGGAGCCAAAAGGGAGAAAATCTTGCATTTCCCAGAGCCATCCCAGGAGTTTGTAGCCAAGACTGGAGATGAAACTGAGCCCCACGCACACACAGCATCCGAGTGGGGGTTTTGGCCTCTCTCCCTGGGGGATTTCACAACCCTTTTAGTTAAGATAGCACTAaatgtttgtagcagtagaaaagagccagagtccagtagcaccttaaagactaacaacatatttctggcagggtgtgagctttcatgagccacagctcgcttcttcagatacagctagaatgggagtccatctatccttaagtagagaagagtgaattcataCACACCCCAGTGGTGTTTGGGACAttagcaggtctctggagagggggCACATGAATTTTCAAAGCAAATAAAATGTGTCCCTCCCACCCTCCTTTCTTACCTGGCTGGCTCCTTTGTTGGTGCCCATTTGTAGGCTAATGGTGGCTTGATCTAGAGGCTGATCCGTGCCCAACTTGGGATCATAGAGGTGCCGGCGAGTGCCGTATGCAGTCATGCCTTGCTGGCTGGCAAACTTGTTGGTACCCATCTGAAAAGGACAAAGCGTTGCTTGAATGGGTGGTTCCGTCTTTGCCAAGCATTTCCTTGGAGACAGACAAGGCGCCTGCCATgtaagatgttttctgttgccccaaaaggtcggaccagaaccagtgggttgaaattaaatcagaaaagtttccgtctagacattacgaAGGACTTTCTGACAAAGCGCTTCCTCAGTGGGAAcgcgcttcctcgggaggtggtgatctctccttccctggaggtttttaagcagaggctagatggtcatctgtcagcagtgctgattctgtgaccttagacaggtcacaagagggagggcatcttggccatcttctgggggagaggaggaggggaggtagttgtttccTGCATCattcagagggttggactagatgaccctggtggtcccttccaactctatgattcaaggcCTGGGCTGAAATCTCCCATCAACCATTCTCTCTCCTGTTTTCCATTTCTGTTTGTCATTCCAGCTGTTCGGCAGGCAGCTAGGAGGTTCTGCCCTTGGAGATTTAAGTCTGGGACGGCCCGGTGGAGGCCGACTGATCAGGATGGGTGAGTGCTGATTTCCCATCCTTAGGCAGGAAGAGCGCTCGGGGAGGGCGGCATACCCTCCCCTTGGGCCTCTCCCTTGCTAAGGCTACGTCCTGGACTGCTTCCTGCTGTGCCTGACGGCCTTTACTGCAACCCCTCTTGGATGCTTTGCTGTTCAGACAAGTTCCTGGGTGTACCATGAAGGAACTCCAATGGCTAAGCCCTCCATAATAACTCACCCTTAACAGCATGCTTGGGATTTCTCATTTTTCCCTTGCAGTGAAGCTTTTGCTACATCACAAGGAATAATGTGCCCACCACAGAAATGGACAGGAGGGGCTTCCCAAGGCTGTCAGAATCGACCAGCAGACTGTTCCTCATGCATAACATGAACTGAATTGGTGCACGTGCATGGGGCCATGTCTGAAGGGCCATGGCCGGCAACACGTTTTGCGTATCGCTGCCAACGATAGTACGGTTTCTTGCTGTTTGACCTGAACTCACCAGTCCTCAGCACAATACCCCAAGCCTTGCCCAGGGAAGACAGGGAAACCTCCTCTCTTTTAAAATGCTTCCAGGCTGCACTGGGATGCCTGGGACCAGCAGTCCTCccctttcctgcccctcccccaccaagtTCTGGTGGCCAGTTCCCAAGTAGGCTCCTTTGAGCAGTGCCCCGAGGGTTTTGCCCAGCTGCCCTCTTCAGTGCCACCAGGGATGCTCAGACAAGTCATCTGGCACGAGAGCTTGCCGCCCCAGCGTGTCTTTAACCGTGCCCcttgagtttggggggggggggctgttctgaagccACCAACCTGCAGTCCAATGATGTTGCGTCCTTCTTTCAACTTCTCCGGTTGGAATCTGCGCTGATGCTTCTCAGCATATTTCACCCCCATGTTCACCTTGTTGCCTTTGGTCTTGGCCTGTCCCAGGCAAGAAGCAGGAGTTACTTTTGGGGAGCTCaaattcttcctccccccccccagcctttttcTTTATTGGGAAAGGTGAAATGCTGAGATCTCCAGGTGTCCTGAGTGCGAGGGCCATCccccctggggagggcagaagtcACAAGACaaggtagtggttggagtgtcaggctaggatctgggagaccccagttcaaaccctccctctgccgtggaagcttggtgggtgctTGTGGGCCAGtcgcatgctctcagcctaacctacctcacaaggttgttgtgagggtaaaattgagaaagggagaatgttgtaagccaatttgggtcctaattggggagaaaaataggatataaatgaagtaatgaagaagaagagttggtttttatatgccgactttctctaccacttaaggagacacaaaccagcttacaatcaccttcctttcccctcccctccccaccacagacaccctgtgaggtaggtggggctgagagaggtctaagagagccgtgactagcccaaggtcacccacctggcttcgtgtgtaggagtggggaaacaaatccagttcaccagattagcctccgctgctcatgtggaggagtgggggatcaaacccagttctccagatcacatgaagctgccttctactgaatcagaccctcggtccatcaaagtcagtattgtctactcagactggcagtggctctccagggtctcaggctgaggtctttcacatcacccacttgcctagtccctttaactggagatgtcgggcattgaacctgggaccttctgcatgccaagcagatgctctaccactgagccagggcccttccccagactccaccgctcatgtggaggagtggggaatcaaacccggttctccagaccagactgcactattccaaaccactgctcttaaccactacatcacactggctcccagtcaccctctcagcctaagctacttcATCAGGGGGTTGTGAGGACAccatggaggagaaggagaatggtgtaagctgctttggacccCATTGGGGGAGGAAGGCCGGGTATCCGAGAAGTAAATAAACCAAGGCAGGGGCGGCCCGAGCATCCCTTACCATGCTGGCGAGAGCGATGAGGGTAGATTGCACTTGGGTGTAGTTCGTGTTCTCAAAGAGGTCGTTGGCTTCAAAGATGTCGTGGGGCCTCACCCCATATCTTGTGATGGCCTTGATGAAGTTGCCGATGTTCTCTAGCTGTGAAAGAGGAGAAGCCCCATGAGCCCTGGGCAGAGGCCTGGCGGTCAACGGGCAGATTTGCCCGACTGCTGAGTGCCATGCATGAACGCAGTCAATAAAGGGTTATTTTAGTAcacggtggagggggggggagagaaagaacagGATGGGTGCGGTCATCCGAAAGAGtgatctgaacataagaaaagccctgctggatcagaccaaggcccatgaagtccagccatctgttcacacaggggccaaccaggtgcctctaggaagctcacaagcaagacaactgcagcagcagcatccttcctgtgttccaaagcatctcaTATAATaagtgtgctcctctgatcctggagagaataggtatgcatcatgactagtatccattttgactagtagccatggatagccccactccatgaacatgtccactcccttcttaaagccttctaagttggcagccatcgccgcatcctggggcagggagttccacaattgaactacatgttgtgtgaagaaatacttccttttatctgttctgaatcgcTCAccttccagtttcagcagatgaccccacgttctagtattatgagagtgggagaagctcttgccacaccatgcatgattttatagacctctatcatgtctccccttatccgccttctttccaagctaaacagcgctaagcgttttaaccgctcctcatagggcagttgctccagtcccctgagcattttggttgctcttttctgcaccttctcaagctttgcaatatctttttttaggcaAAATCTGGCATTTTCCTACTCCAGTAGGTGATAGATTGACCGTTTATTGGCGTATGTTCCCTTCAGCAGTTACTCCCACAGTCTTTTCATGCTCCCACTTCCCTGAGGCGTGTGTTGGTTAGGTTTGCTCTGCAGAATTAAGGACTTTCTTCCCTTTTAGGAGTGCTGCTTTCACAAAGTGTCTCGTTTTTTTCAAAGCCCTCCCAACCCGGCATCGCATAAACACgtgacgctgccttctactgagtcctCTTGCTTTGACCATTTTATGagccttctccttaagtatttttttaaaatgataaatctTTATTCACCGTGATGCTGGCTTCGCAGTCCCAGAACATGGTGAAGAAATGTGAGGTGAGTCCTGTTCTCACAGTACAGTATCTTTACGTGACCCTTTAATTAAGAACCTtaattttttgtgggggagggggagcactggAACGGGCATTCAGCTGGGGCTTGTTTGGCAAAAccgctctccccccctcccccaagatctCCTCATGAGTTGTGTGTGCCTCTTGGATCAGGGCACAGAGAGCACATTCATTGCCTGACAGTGCAGAAGGCCCGTTAGTTCTTACGAGAAACCGGTCAGTAGAGACCGAGTTGGTTTCCAAGCTCCTGGTACAAAATCTGGTCTCTCTTCCGCTACGGCAAACTCTGCGGTTCCGTCTGTTCATCCTCATTCACCCTGATCACAGTCAGCATTTAGAGATGCTGAccgcttagggttgtcaaccaccaggtactagctggagatctcctgctattacaactgatctccagccgatagagatcagttcccctggagaaaaatggccgctttggcaattggactctatggcattgaagtccctcccctccccaaaccccgccctcctcaggctctgcccccaaaacctcccgccggtggcaaagagggacctggcaaccctatgaccactGGTGCTGGGTGGGGGTGCTTGCTCACCTGGTGCCAGTTCTGGGTGGACTCATTCACCTTCCGCACAGAACCAGGTTGGAGTTTGTTGATGAGCCTGGAACGATAGAAAAAGGGGAAGGAAGTTGATCTCCAAGGGTCTTGGGTGGTGCACAGTGCAGGCAATTAGTTTCAAGCGGCACCTTTTCGTGCATCTTTCCTAGGGTGCAATTCTGACATCGATAAGTTGAGTGGACCCAGAGAAGTGGCAGTGTGCAGGCTTTTTCCTGCACGGGGAAGAAGGAACGTGTAGAACAATCCTTGTGTGCGGAGCAGCTCCACAATGTAATGAAGCGGGAATAAGTGACAATTATTGAAAGTTTAGGTTGCGCTCTTGGAAACTTGGGAGGGAGTGTAAAAGCTGAATAAAGTTGGGGAAtaaaatagaccactgaggagaCAAATGCTAGTTATGGCAATACAGAAGAAATGCGGGGTCAGCAAGTGGGTGTAGCGGAGGAAGGAGGTGCAAGAACTGGCCATGAATCATTTAAAAGGGCAGAGAAGTTAGATATCAAAAGCAGGAAGACCTGTCTGTTTATGGGGGGCACCAAAAAGAGCTGAAGGTACAGAACCACCCTTTTAATAAGAAAAAGgaatttcttttctcctttggggctatatttagaaaacagcaagagtacagtagcacctcaaagactaacaaaatttctggcaggacatgagcttttatgagtcacagctcacttcttcagatacccaaaTGGGGCTAAATGGGATTAAGGTTGATGTTGGTTCAGAATTCAATAATCTGATTCAAATGTCAGTGCACGATATACTGATTAAGCTGTAtgattggggttttttaaagctgtattataaggagccccgtggcgcagagtgttaagctgcagtactgcagtcaaaagctctgctcatgacctgagttcgatcccaacggaagttgg from the Euleptes europaea isolate rEulEur1 chromosome 1, rEulEur1.hap1, whole genome shotgun sequence genome contains:
- the CNN1 gene encoding calponin-1, coding for MSATHFNRGPAYGMSAEVKSKLAQKYDPQREQELRQWIEETTGKRIGENFMESLKDGVILCELINKLQPGSVRKVNESTQNWHQLENIGNFIKAITRYGVRPHDIFEANDLFENTNYTQVQSTLIALASMAKTKGNKVNMGVKYAEKHQRRFQPEKLKEGRNIIGLQMGTNKFASQQGMTAYGTRRHLYDPKLGTDQPLDQATISLQMGTNKGASQAGMTAPGTKRQIFEPALGMEHCDTQNISLQMGSNRGASQQGMTVYGLPRQVYDSKYCLTPNYPIIGEEDQYNHSQHNFYNSE